Proteins encoded together in one Phoenix dactylifera cultivar Barhee BC4 unplaced genomic scaffold, palm_55x_up_171113_PBpolish2nd_filt_p 000064F, whole genome shotgun sequence window:
- the LOC103714947 gene encoding outer envelope pore protein 16-3, chloroplastic/mitochondrial isoform X1 produces the protein MARSTRMDQSELYIEDEDSPVMKTVKGATTGLAAGALWGTIVATWHDVPRVERHVALPGLIRTLKMCGNYGLTFAAIGGLYIGVEQLVQKQRMKRDFINGAVGAFVAGASVYGLKGRSFQTAISAGSCLAFTSAVLDIGDRSTRIDNGREYYPYTTEKRPSTST, from the exons ATGGCTAGAAGCACAAGGATGGATCAATCAGAGCTTTACATCGAGGACgaggattcaccggtgatgaAGACGGTCAAGGGAGCGACGACGGGTTTAGCTGCCGGTGCGCTCTGGGGTACAATCGTTGCTACATGGCATGACGTGCCTCGTGTAGAGAGGCACGTAGCGCTCCCCGGGTTAATTAGAACGCTGAAGATGTGTGGTAACTACGGGCTCACTTTTGCTGCCATTGGAGGGCTCTACATTGGTGTGGAGCAGTTGGTGCAGAAGCAAAGGATGAAGAGGGATTTTATTAATGGTGCAGTCGGTGCTTTTGTTGCCGGAGCATCTGTTTATGGGCTTAAAG GGAGGAGCTTTCAAACAGCCATATCTGCAGGTTCTTGTCTGGCCTTCACTTCTGCTGTGCTGGACATTGGGGATCGGTCTACAAGAATCGATAATGGTAGAGAATACTACCCTTACACCACTGAGAAAAGGCCTTCCACTAGTACTTAA
- the LOC103714947 gene encoding outer envelope pore protein 16-3, chloroplastic/mitochondrial isoform X2, with protein sequence MDQSELYIEDEDSPVMKTVKGATTGLAAGALWGTIVATWHDVPRVERHVALPGLIRTLKMCGNYGLTFAAIGGLYIGVEQLVQKQRMKRDFINGAVGAFVAGASVYGLKGRSFQTAISAGSCLAFTSAVLDIGDRSTRIDNGREYYPYTTEKRPSTST encoded by the exons ATGGATCAATCAGAGCTTTACATCGAGGACgaggattcaccggtgatgaAGACGGTCAAGGGAGCGACGACGGGTTTAGCTGCCGGTGCGCTCTGGGGTACAATCGTTGCTACATGGCATGACGTGCCTCGTGTAGAGAGGCACGTAGCGCTCCCCGGGTTAATTAGAACGCTGAAGATGTGTGGTAACTACGGGCTCACTTTTGCTGCCATTGGAGGGCTCTACATTGGTGTGGAGCAGTTGGTGCAGAAGCAAAGGATGAAGAGGGATTTTATTAATGGTGCAGTCGGTGCTTTTGTTGCCGGAGCATCTGTTTATGGGCTTAAAG GGAGGAGCTTTCAAACAGCCATATCTGCAGGTTCTTGTCTGGCCTTCACTTCTGCTGTGCTGGACATTGGGGATCGGTCTACAAGAATCGATAATGGTAGAGAATACTACCCTTACACCACTGAGAAAAGGCCTTCCACTAGTACTTAA